Proteins co-encoded in one Pseudarthrobacter chlorophenolicus A6 genomic window:
- the recO gene encoding DNA repair protein RecO → MAQQSFASRAYRDDAVVLRTHKLGEADRIITLLTKRHGQVRAVAKGVRRTSSRFGARLEPFMVVDLQLISGRSLDIVTQAVAKGAYGGSIAADYGRYTVAAAMTETAEKLTDVDGEAATAQYNLLVGALAALSRDEHAAGLILDSYLLRALATGGWAPSFTDCARCGMPGPHRAFATALGGMVCPDCRPPGSPAPAAETVILLAALLTGDWPTADASLPLHRKEAAGLVAAYLQWHLERVLKSLKHVERS, encoded by the coding sequence GTGGCTCAACAATCCTTCGCCTCCCGGGCTTACCGCGACGACGCCGTGGTGCTCCGTACGCACAAACTGGGCGAAGCCGACAGGATCATCACGCTCCTCACGAAGCGCCACGGGCAGGTCCGGGCAGTCGCCAAGGGCGTACGCCGCACCAGCAGCCGGTTTGGAGCGCGGCTTGAGCCTTTCATGGTGGTTGACCTCCAGCTGATCTCGGGCCGGAGCCTGGACATCGTGACCCAGGCTGTGGCTAAGGGCGCCTACGGCGGCAGTATCGCCGCCGATTACGGCCGCTACACCGTCGCCGCAGCCATGACCGAAACAGCCGAGAAGCTCACGGACGTCGACGGCGAAGCGGCCACGGCCCAATACAACCTCCTGGTGGGTGCACTGGCTGCCCTGAGCCGGGACGAGCACGCCGCCGGCCTGATCCTCGACTCCTACCTCTTGCGGGCACTGGCCACCGGAGGCTGGGCACCCAGCTTCACCGACTGCGCCCGCTGCGGCATGCCTGGCCCGCACAGGGCGTTCGCCACTGCCCTGGGCGGCATGGTGTGCCCGGACTGCAGGCCTCCGGGCTCTCCCGCACCGGCGGCCGAAACTGTCATCCTGCTGGCGGCCCTCCTCACCGGAGACTGGCCGACGGCTGATGCTTCCCTGCCCCTGCACCGCAAGGAAGCCGCCGGCCTCGTGGCCGCATACCTGCAATGGCACCTCGAACGGGTGCTGAAATCCCTCAAACATGTGGAGCGTAGCTGA
- the leuA gene encoding 2-isopropylmalate synthase, whose amino-acid sequence MRNAQKSSGMPFHRYTPFQDQITVEMPDRTWPDKVITKAPRWCAVDLRDGNQALIDPMSPARKMKMFDLLVRMGYKEIEVGFPSASQTDFDFVRQLIEGNHIPDDVTIQVLTQAREHLIERTYESLVGAKQAIVHLYNSTSVLQRRVVFNQDEDGILDIALQGARLCRKYEETLADTHITYEYSPESFTGTELEYAVRVCNAVADVFEASADRQVIINLPATVEMATPNVYADSIEWMSRHLHPREGIILSLHPHNDRGTGVAAAELGYMAGADRIEGCLFGNGERTGNVDLVTLGLNLFVQGIDPMIDFSDIDDVRRTVEYCNQLPVPERSPYGGDLVFTAFSGSHQDAIKKGFEALERDAAAAGKDVADVTWQVPYLPVDPKDLGRSYEAVIRVNSQSGKGGVAYLLKNEHSLDLPRRAQIEFSGVIQRRTDTVGGEVSGAQLWQIFQDEYLPSGKADGQWGRYSLGSVKTETDDDGGMTLHASLTVDGAQVSRTGTGNGPIAALLNILTQDGVDVRVLDYSEHALSEGGNAMAAAYVECAVGERVLWGVGIDANTSMSSLKAVISAVNRAIRDAQS is encoded by the coding sequence ATGCGAAACGCACAGAAGTCCTCCGGAATGCCCTTCCACCGTTACACGCCGTTCCAGGACCAGATCACCGTCGAGATGCCGGACCGTACCTGGCCGGACAAGGTAATCACCAAGGCTCCGCGCTGGTGTGCAGTGGACCTGCGGGACGGCAACCAGGCGCTGATCGATCCCATGAGCCCGGCACGCAAAATGAAGATGTTCGATCTGCTGGTCCGCATGGGCTACAAGGAGATCGAGGTCGGTTTTCCGTCCGCATCGCAGACTGACTTCGACTTTGTCCGCCAGCTGATCGAGGGCAACCACATCCCGGATGATGTCACCATCCAGGTCCTCACCCAGGCCCGTGAGCACCTGATCGAGCGGACCTACGAATCCCTCGTGGGCGCGAAGCAGGCCATCGTCCACCTGTACAACTCCACGTCCGTGCTGCAGCGGCGCGTGGTCTTCAACCAGGACGAGGACGGGATCCTCGACATCGCACTCCAGGGTGCGCGGCTGTGCCGGAAGTACGAGGAAACGCTGGCCGACACGCACATCACGTACGAATACTCACCGGAGTCCTTCACCGGCACGGAACTGGAATACGCCGTTCGCGTCTGCAACGCCGTCGCCGATGTCTTTGAAGCCTCGGCAGACCGGCAGGTCATCATCAACCTGCCGGCCACCGTAGAAATGGCCACCCCGAACGTGTACGCCGATTCGATTGAATGGATGAGCCGGCACCTGCACCCCCGCGAGGGCATCATCCTCTCGCTGCACCCGCACAACGACCGCGGGACCGGCGTGGCCGCCGCCGAACTGGGCTACATGGCCGGCGCAGACAGGATTGAAGGCTGCCTGTTCGGCAACGGGGAGCGTACCGGCAACGTGGACCTGGTGACCCTGGGGCTGAACCTGTTCGTGCAGGGCATCGACCCGATGATCGACTTCTCCGACATCGACGACGTCCGCCGGACCGTTGAATACTGCAACCAGCTGCCTGTCCCCGAGCGGTCCCCGTACGGCGGCGACCTGGTGTTCACTGCCTTCTCCGGCTCCCACCAGGACGCCATCAAGAAGGGCTTCGAGGCCCTGGAACGGGACGCTGCCGCCGCCGGCAAGGACGTAGCGGACGTCACCTGGCAGGTGCCCTACCTGCCGGTGGACCCCAAGGACCTGGGCCGCAGCTACGAGGCCGTCATCCGCGTCAACTCCCAGTCCGGTAAGGGCGGTGTGGCCTACCTGCTCAAGAACGAGCACAGCCTGGACCTGCCCCGCCGGGCCCAGATCGAGTTCTCCGGTGTCATCCAGCGGCGCACGGACACCGTGGGCGGCGAAGTCAGCGGCGCCCAGCTCTGGCAGATCTTCCAGGACGAGTACCTGCCCTCCGGCAAGGCTGACGGCCAGTGGGGCCGCTACTCCCTGGGTTCGGTCAAGACCGAGACCGATGACGACGGCGGCATGACGCTGCACGCGTCCCTCACCGTCGACGGTGCCCAGGTCAGCCGTACCGGTACCGGAAACGGGCCCATCGCCGCGCTGCTGAACATCCTCACCCAGGACGGTGTTGACGTCCGCGTCCTGGACTACAGCGAGCACGCCCTGTCCGAAGGAGGCAATGCGATGGCCGCAGCGTATGTCGAATGCGCAGTGGGCGAGCGCGTCCTGTGGGGCGTGGGCATCGACGCCAACACCAGCATGTCCTCGCTGAAGGCCGTAATCTCCGCCGTCAACCGGGCCATCCGCGACGCCCAGTCCTGA
- a CDS encoding M13 family metallopeptidase produces the protein MPISGIDLSTIDHTVRPQDDLYQHVNGAWLKATEIPDDRPLEGTFTALRDGSELAVRDIIEEAAAKGDAASGIERKIGGLYNSFMDEAVAEAKGIEPIRQRLADVYATGSATDLLALAGRLFRSDVGGLFYIYPAPDAGNPDRVLLYTGQGGLGLPDESYYRDEKFAPTVAAYRTHVATMLALAGREDAESAADRVVDLETKLASHHWDNVTLRDPQKTYNLKTAEQAGELFPLLATWFEAADIAGEKRQEIVVSTPDFFSGAAALLDTEPLDAWRDWLAMRVISAAAPYLSQAVVDANFAFYGTTISGTPRNKDRWKRGVAVVEAALGEAVGQIYVARHFPESHKARMQTLVGNLIEAYRSSINEVGWMGADTKAEALRKLDGFRAKIGFPDEWIDYSAVEIDPNDLLGNVERAHNADVDRHLDEVGKPVDRNKWLMTPQTVNAYYHPMMNEIVFPAAILQPPFFTADADDAVNYGGIGAVIGHEIGHGFDDQGSQFDGGGALRNWWTDEDRQAFEKLTARLVAQYDALSPAAAPGHHVNGRLTLGENIGDLAGLAIAHKAYRISLEGREPEVLDGLTGHQRFFASWAAGWRQVIRQEEAIRRLATDPHSPNEFRTNAIARNLDAFHEAFEVTEQDEMWMPSGERVSIW, from the coding sequence GTGCCCATTTCGGGGATCGACCTTTCCACCATTGATCACACGGTCCGGCCGCAGGACGACCTCTACCAGCACGTCAACGGTGCCTGGCTGAAGGCCACCGAGATTCCGGACGACCGGCCGCTGGAAGGGACCTTCACTGCGTTGCGGGACGGCTCGGAACTCGCCGTGCGGGACATCATCGAGGAAGCTGCGGCCAAGGGCGACGCGGCAAGCGGCATAGAGCGCAAGATCGGCGGGCTGTACAACAGCTTCATGGACGAGGCCGTTGCTGAAGCGAAGGGCATCGAACCGATCCGTCAGCGGCTCGCGGACGTCTACGCCACGGGCTCGGCCACTGACCTCCTTGCACTGGCCGGACGCCTCTTCCGCTCGGACGTGGGCGGGCTCTTCTACATCTACCCCGCCCCCGACGCCGGAAACCCGGACCGTGTCCTGCTGTACACCGGCCAGGGCGGCCTGGGCCTCCCTGATGAGTCCTACTACCGGGACGAAAAGTTTGCCCCTACGGTGGCCGCGTACCGGACCCACGTAGCCACGATGCTGGCACTGGCGGGACGCGAGGACGCAGAATCTGCGGCGGACCGTGTAGTGGACCTGGAAACCAAGCTGGCCTCGCACCACTGGGACAACGTCACCCTGCGGGATCCGCAAAAGACCTACAACCTCAAGACAGCAGAGCAAGCCGGGGAGCTGTTCCCACTGCTTGCCACCTGGTTCGAGGCTGCGGACATCGCCGGGGAGAAGCGGCAGGAGATCGTGGTGAGCACCCCCGACTTCTTCTCGGGCGCTGCGGCTCTCCTGGATACCGAACCGCTGGATGCGTGGCGGGACTGGCTGGCCATGCGCGTTATCAGCGCCGCGGCACCCTACCTGTCGCAGGCCGTCGTCGACGCAAATTTTGCCTTCTACGGCACCACGATCAGTGGCACTCCGCGGAACAAGGACCGCTGGAAGCGCGGCGTCGCCGTAGTTGAGGCGGCCCTCGGTGAGGCCGTCGGGCAGATCTACGTGGCCCGGCACTTCCCGGAATCCCACAAGGCAAGGATGCAGACCCTCGTGGGCAACCTCATCGAGGCGTACCGGAGCAGTATCAACGAAGTGGGCTGGATGGGGGCGGACACCAAAGCCGAAGCCCTGCGCAAACTGGACGGTTTCCGTGCCAAGATCGGCTTCCCCGATGAGTGGATCGACTACTCAGCCGTCGAGATCGACCCCAACGACCTCCTTGGGAACGTGGAGCGCGCCCATAACGCCGACGTCGACCGGCACCTCGATGAGGTGGGCAAGCCCGTGGACCGCAACAAGTGGCTCATGACTCCGCAGACGGTCAACGCCTACTACCACCCGATGATGAACGAAATCGTGTTCCCCGCCGCAATCCTGCAGCCGCCGTTCTTCACGGCCGATGCTGATGATGCCGTCAACTACGGCGGTATCGGAGCCGTGATCGGTCATGAAATCGGCCACGGCTTTGATGACCAGGGTTCCCAGTTCGACGGCGGCGGCGCCCTTCGCAACTGGTGGACCGATGAGGACAGGCAGGCGTTCGAGAAGCTCACTGCCCGCCTGGTGGCCCAGTACGACGCCCTCTCCCCCGCGGCCGCCCCGGGACACCACGTCAACGGCCGGCTGACCCTTGGCGAGAACATCGGCGACCTTGCAGGGCTTGCCATCGCCCACAAGGCCTACAGGATCAGCCTGGAAGGCCGCGAACCGGAGGTCCTGGACGGCCTGACCGGCCACCAGCGGTTCTTCGCTTCATGGGCAGCCGGCTGGCGCCAGGTCATCCGTCAGGAGGAGGCGATCCGCCGCCTCGCAACTGACCCGCACTCCCCCAACGAGTTCAGGACCAACGCCATCGCCCGCAACCTCGACGCTTTCCACGAAGCCTTCGAGGTTACCGAGCAGGACGAGATGTGGATGCCGTCCGGCGAGCGGGTCAGCATCTGGTAA
- a CDS encoding LCP family protein, producing MPVWLKIITAIVAVALVGGLAFAGFWFIRLQNNISKAPLNAGGTGTEGPVNNATGRMQILILGSDTRDGKNSEYGTSDDSTGYGKSDVMMLMDISEDNKRVSVISFPRDLLVNIPACKDSKTGREYPARSGVMINEAMGEAGIGCAVDTVNKLTGLEVDHFMMADFNAVKELSNAVGGVDVCVSDAIYDPDSRLRLPAGTSAVQGEQALAFLRTRHAFADGGDLGRIQAQQGFLSSLTRKIKDEGTLSDPARMLKIADVVTQNLTVDEGLASVPTLLTIGNRLKDIDLGKVAFVSVPTTPAVSDPNRLEIAEPAGSQLFTALQKDVDLTDPTAPTTPSPTESPSPSATPTETEAPLPPYNKALQPVSVANGSGVPGRSQEIVQALVSGGFTQAAQFEAQPIAKSGVYFGADYADVAADVAALLGIPASQVIPAPGVTGVQVYLGSDFTSGATYGSGSGSGAALPDDIVNQTAGDARCQQANPELIVR from the coding sequence ATGCCCGTCTGGCTGAAGATCATCACCGCCATCGTCGCTGTGGCGTTGGTGGGTGGCTTGGCCTTTGCCGGGTTCTGGTTCATCCGGCTCCAGAACAACATCTCCAAGGCGCCACTGAACGCCGGCGGAACTGGCACCGAGGGGCCGGTGAACAACGCCACCGGGCGGATGCAGATCCTGATCCTGGGCTCTGACACCCGCGACGGCAAGAACTCGGAATACGGCACCTCTGATGACTCGACGGGCTACGGCAAGTCCGACGTCATGATGCTGATGGACATCTCCGAGGACAACAAGCGCGTCAGCGTCATCAGCTTCCCGCGTGACCTGCTGGTCAACATCCCCGCATGCAAGGACTCCAAGACGGGCCGTGAATATCCGGCGCGCAGCGGAGTGATGATCAACGAAGCCATGGGTGAGGCCGGAATCGGTTGTGCCGTGGACACCGTCAACAAGCTGACCGGACTGGAAGTGGACCATTTCATGATGGCCGACTTCAACGCCGTCAAGGAGTTGTCCAATGCCGTGGGCGGTGTGGACGTGTGCGTCAGCGATGCCATCTACGATCCGGATTCCCGGCTCCGGCTGCCGGCAGGAACTTCCGCCGTGCAGGGGGAGCAGGCACTCGCCTTCCTTCGCACCCGGCACGCCTTCGCCGACGGTGGCGACCTGGGGCGGATCCAGGCACAGCAGGGCTTCCTGTCCTCGCTGACCCGGAAAATCAAGGACGAGGGAACGTTGTCGGATCCGGCCCGGATGCTGAAGATCGCCGACGTTGTTACCCAAAACCTCACGGTGGACGAAGGCCTTGCCTCGGTGCCCACCCTGCTGACCATCGGCAACCGGCTCAAGGACATCGACCTCGGGAAGGTGGCATTTGTCTCCGTGCCCACCACGCCTGCCGTGTCCGATCCCAACCGCCTCGAAATTGCCGAGCCTGCGGGGTCCCAGCTCTTCACGGCGCTGCAGAAGGACGTCGACCTGACTGATCCCACGGCACCCACCACGCCGTCGCCCACCGAAAGCCCGTCCCCGTCCGCGACTCCGACGGAAACCGAAGCGCCGCTCCCGCCGTACAACAAGGCCCTTCAGCCGGTTTCGGTGGCTAACGGCTCGGGTGTTCCCGGACGTTCCCAGGAGATCGTCCAGGCACTGGTCTCCGGAGGCTTCACCCAGGCGGCACAGTTCGAAGCGCAGCCGATAGCCAAGTCAGGTGTCTACTTCGGTGCCGATTATGCTGACGTTGCAGCGGACGTGGCCGCGCTCCTCGGGATTCCCGCGTCACAGGTGATCCCGGCGCCGGGGGTAACCGGCGTGCAGGTCTACCTGGGCAGCGATTTCACGTCCGGGGCCACCTACGGGAGCGGGAGTGGATCCGGCGCGGCCCTCCCGGACGACATCGTCAACCAGACTGCCGGGGATGCCCGCTGCCAGCAGGCCAACCCCGAACTGATCGTCCGGTAG
- the era gene encoding GTPase Era, protein MSKKSKAPSEDDFGGFRAGFSVLVGRPNAGKSTLTNALVGKKVAITSAKPQTTRHTIRGIVHRDDAQLILVDTPGLHRPRTLLGKRLNDLVADTLAEVDAIGFCLPANEKIGPGDKFIAAQLAAVGGKPVIAIVTKADLVDKQALTEQLLAVDALGREVLGEDGWRDIVPVSANDGFQVDTVADVLISHMPPSPPLYPDGELTDEPEAVMVAELIREAALEGVRDELPHSLAVVVEEIVPREDRPEDNPLLDVRVNLYVERPSQKAIIIGKGGSRLREVGTNARKGIEALLGTRIYLDLHVKVAKDWQRDPKQLVKLGF, encoded by the coding sequence GTGAGCAAGAAAAGTAAGGCCCCGTCAGAAGACGATTTCGGCGGATTCCGGGCAGGGTTCTCGGTCCTCGTCGGGCGTCCCAACGCGGGCAAGTCCACCTTGACCAACGCCCTGGTGGGTAAGAAGGTAGCCATCACCTCCGCCAAGCCGCAGACCACCCGGCACACCATCCGGGGGATCGTCCACCGCGACGACGCCCAGCTGATCCTGGTGGACACGCCGGGTCTCCACCGGCCGCGGACCCTGCTCGGCAAGCGCCTGAACGACCTCGTGGCAGACACCCTCGCAGAGGTGGATGCCATCGGCTTCTGCCTGCCCGCCAACGAAAAGATCGGTCCCGGCGACAAGTTCATCGCGGCACAGCTTGCCGCCGTGGGCGGTAAGCCTGTCATTGCCATCGTGACGAAGGCCGACCTTGTGGACAAGCAGGCGCTGACCGAACAGCTGCTCGCCGTCGATGCGCTCGGCCGTGAAGTGCTCGGCGAAGACGGGTGGCGGGACATCGTCCCCGTCTCCGCGAATGACGGCTTCCAGGTGGACACTGTGGCCGACGTCCTCATCAGCCACATGCCGCCGTCGCCCCCTCTGTACCCGGACGGCGAACTGACCGACGAGCCCGAGGCCGTCATGGTGGCTGAACTGATCCGCGAGGCGGCGCTGGAAGGTGTCCGGGACGAACTTCCGCATTCACTCGCCGTGGTGGTCGAAGAGATCGTCCCCCGTGAGGACCGGCCGGAAGACAATCCGCTCCTTGACGTCCGGGTAAACCTGTACGTGGAACGTCCGTCCCAGAAGGCCATTATCATCGGCAAGGGCGGGAGCAGGCTGCGGGAGGTGGGGACCAACGCGCGCAAGGGCATCGAGGCGCTGCTCGGCACGCGCATCTACCTGGACCTCCATGTGAAGGTGGCAAAGGACTGGCAGCGGGACCCAAAACAGCTGGTCAAGCTCGGTTTCTGA
- a CDS encoding hemolysin family protein, translating to MTPLLLVAMALVFLAIAAVLTAAEAAFNFLPRHDAEEALLRSRGTAMRSILREPVAHIRALRFWRVWFEMASAVAVSVLLYSLLDNIWLAGLAATGIMALLGFVIVGVSPRQLGRLHSSAVVRFTAPMIRFLTWVLGPIPGWLVAVGSAAAPGAPGGDEAFFSEQEFRELVDRASESDMIEDTEAEMIQSVFDFGDTLVRAVMVPRTDIVGIDSGSSLHEAMSLFLRSGYSRVPVIGEDTDHILGIVYLKDVAAVVHELDAGVEPPTVDSMAREVRYVPESKPVSDLLRELQKESTHVAIVIDEYGGTAGLVTLEDLIEEIVGEIVDEYDTESAEAVELGDGSYRVSSRMSIDDLGELFDIELDDDEVDTVGGLLAKALGRVPIVGSRVEVQGVSLRADRLEGRRNRVSHIIAAPVPTVDTDLEDLFHEAEATQQGVPREQEK from the coding sequence GTGACGCCCCTGCTCCTGGTGGCGATGGCCCTGGTTTTCCTGGCCATCGCCGCCGTTCTGACTGCGGCCGAGGCCGCCTTCAATTTCCTCCCGCGCCACGATGCGGAAGAAGCTCTGCTCCGGAGCCGCGGAACGGCTATGCGCAGCATCCTCCGCGAGCCCGTTGCCCACATCCGGGCCCTGAGGTTCTGGCGTGTCTGGTTTGAAATGGCCTCCGCCGTGGCCGTCTCGGTGCTGCTTTACAGTCTCCTGGACAACATCTGGCTGGCCGGCCTTGCAGCAACCGGCATCATGGCGCTGCTGGGGTTCGTGATCGTGGGTGTCTCCCCCCGCCAGCTGGGCAGACTCCACTCGTCCGCGGTAGTGCGCTTCACTGCGCCGATGATCCGTTTCCTGACGTGGGTACTGGGGCCCATCCCCGGATGGCTCGTCGCCGTGGGTAGCGCTGCCGCGCCAGGCGCCCCCGGCGGGGATGAAGCCTTCTTCAGCGAACAGGAATTCCGTGAACTGGTGGACCGCGCCAGCGAATCCGACATGATCGAGGACACCGAAGCTGAGATGATCCAGTCGGTGTTCGACTTCGGGGACACGCTGGTCCGTGCCGTCATGGTGCCCAGGACGGACATCGTTGGCATCGACTCCGGTTCGAGCCTGCACGAGGCCATGTCCCTGTTCCTCCGGTCCGGCTACTCCCGGGTCCCGGTTATCGGCGAGGACACCGACCACATCCTGGGAATCGTCTACCTCAAGGACGTGGCCGCCGTCGTGCATGAACTGGACGCCGGCGTCGAACCGCCCACGGTCGACTCCATGGCACGCGAGGTCCGCTACGTGCCGGAATCAAAGCCGGTGAGCGACCTGCTGCGGGAACTGCAGAAGGAGTCCACACATGTGGCCATCGTCATCGACGAGTACGGCGGCACGGCCGGCCTGGTCACGCTTGAGGACCTGATCGAGGAAATCGTGGGCGAGATCGTTGACGAATACGACACCGAAAGCGCCGAGGCCGTAGAGCTCGGCGACGGTTCCTACCGGGTCAGCTCCAGGATGAGCATCGATGACCTCGGAGAGCTTTTTGACATCGAGCTTGACGACGACGAAGTGGACACCGTGGGCGGACTGCTCGCCAAAGCGCTGGGACGTGTTCCCATCGTAGGCAGCAGGGTGGAAGTCCAGGGAGTATCGCTGCGCGCCGACCGGCTCGAGGGCCGCCGCAACCGCGTCAGCCATATCATTGCGGCACCCGTGCCAACAGTAGACACTGACCTTGAAGACCTCTTCCATGAGGCGGAAGCAACCCAGCAGGGAGTTCCACGTGAGCAAGAAAAGTAA
- the ybeY gene encoding rRNA maturation RNase YbeY, whose translation MSIEVNNESGVEVDEAGLVALSRYIFEQLYIHPQAELSILLVDEPAMEKLHIELMDEPGATDVLSVPMDDLTPGTPDRPTPQGMLGDIAICPQVAQVQAKNAGHALQDEMLLLTTHGILHLLGYDHAEPEEKEEMFGLQRELLTGFTGKEAPAETTQ comes from the coding sequence ATGAGCATCGAGGTGAACAACGAGTCCGGCGTTGAGGTGGACGAGGCGGGCCTGGTTGCCCTGTCCCGCTACATTTTCGAACAGCTTTACATCCATCCGCAGGCAGAACTGTCCATTCTCCTGGTGGACGAGCCTGCCATGGAGAAGCTCCACATCGAACTGATGGACGAGCCCGGGGCAACCGACGTGTTGTCGGTCCCCATGGACGACCTCACGCCCGGAACTCCGGACCGGCCTACCCCGCAGGGCATGCTCGGCGATATCGCCATCTGCCCCCAGGTGGCGCAGGTCCAGGCCAAAAACGCCGGCCACGCCCTCCAGGACGAGATGCTGCTGCTGACCACGCACGGCATCCTTCACCTTTTGGGCTATGACCATGCCGAGCCCGAAGAGAAGGAAGAGATGTTCGGGCTCCAGCGCGAACTCCTGACCGGCTTCACCGGCAAGGAAGCGCCCGCCGAGACCACCCAGTGA
- a CDS encoding PhoH family protein, which produces MTESANGKRRLNTGEGTAGEFPHTLPGVRTEVVLFDNSDQMVQSLGSHDEALRYIEEQFPDVNFHVRGNELSLSGPAGDVPRIMRLLQEVRGLVARGTVITPAVLQQLVALLRSQSLQNPVDVLTHDILSSRGRTIRPKTLNQKNYVDAIDDNTVIFGIGPAGTGKTYLAMAKAVQALQQKEVSRIILTRPAVEAGERLGFLPGTLSDKIDPYLRPLYDALHDMMDPESIPRLMAAGTIEVAPLAYMRGRTLNDAFIILDEAQNTTPEQMKMFLTRLGFGSKMVVTGDVTQVDLPFGTRSGLRIVEEILHGIEGVNFSVLDAADVVRHRLVGDIVNAYSIWDDRQRNRARQTAGREKRGEHA; this is translated from the coding sequence ATGACTGAATCAGCCAACGGAAAGCGCCGGCTCAACACGGGAGAGGGCACTGCCGGGGAATTTCCCCACACCCTTCCCGGCGTCCGGACCGAGGTAGTCCTTTTCGACAATTCCGATCAGATGGTCCAGTCACTCGGCAGCCACGATGAGGCGCTGCGGTATATCGAGGAGCAGTTCCCGGACGTAAACTTCCACGTCCGCGGCAACGAGCTATCCCTCAGCGGCCCGGCCGGCGATGTTCCCCGGATCATGCGGCTCCTCCAGGAAGTCCGCGGCCTGGTGGCACGCGGCACCGTTATCACCCCCGCGGTCCTGCAGCAGTTGGTGGCTCTGCTCCGGAGCCAATCGCTCCAGAACCCCGTTGACGTGCTGACGCACGACATCCTCTCCAGCAGGGGGAGGACCATCCGGCCCAAGACGCTGAACCAGAAGAACTACGTCGACGCCATTGACGACAACACCGTCATTTTCGGCATTGGCCCCGCCGGCACCGGCAAGACCTACCTGGCCATGGCCAAGGCTGTGCAGGCCCTTCAGCAGAAGGAAGTCAGCCGTATCATCCTTACCCGCCCAGCCGTCGAAGCAGGCGAACGCCTCGGGTTCCTGCCCGGAACCCTGAGTGACAAGATCGATCCCTACCTGAGGCCGCTCTACGATGCCCTCCACGACATGATGGACCCCGAATCGATTCCACGGCTCATGGCAGCCGGAACCATCGAAGTCGCTCCGCTGGCGTACATGCGCGGCCGGACGCTCAATGACGCGTTCATCATCCTCGATGAGGCCCAGAACACCACCCCGGAACAGATGAAGATGTTCCTCACCCGGCTGGGCTTCGGGTCCAAGATGGTGGTCACCGGTGATGTCACCCAGGTGGACCTGCCCTTCGGCACCCGGTCCGGGCTCCGGATCGTGGAGGAAATCCTGCATGGCATCGAAGGCGTGAACTTCTCCGTCCTTGATGCGGCGGACGTGGTTCGGCACCGCCTCGTGGGAGACATCGTCAACGCCTACAGCATCTGGGACGACAGGCAGAGAAACCGTGCCCGGCAAACAGCCGGGCGGGAGAAGCGGGGGGAGCACGCATGA
- a CDS encoding GerMN domain-containing protein, whose protein sequence is MGRARAFVLAGVLTAVPILAGCVAEPGPSPTGTLMTGPATTGSPEPPSTSAPLETTQSSNKAPVYWIGRSSNNVFLYREFRDVPEQENPVTRALRAMMSDKPLDPDFFTPWQNPGKLATSISGKDVITVDVSEDAFNSNLDADMAARAVQQLVYTATAAAASSGLIDSGQQIRVRILVDGHTDYMAFGQVQLGALMTRTAGLVAPVWIIDPQEGSEVADGSVKITGRSTSAGGKLRWQILRTADNGAKAPFLTGETTASSEQGQAGVFTLALTLPAGDYELRVAQAGSDGGPDQFEDNRSFKVR, encoded by the coding sequence ATGGGCCGCGCCCGTGCGTTCGTGCTGGCAGGCGTCCTGACGGCCGTGCCAATCCTTGCCGGGTGCGTGGCAGAGCCTGGCCCCTCCCCCACTGGCACCCTCATGACCGGTCCAGCGACGACTGGAAGCCCGGAGCCGCCTTCCACCAGCGCCCCCCTGGAAACCACGCAGTCCTCCAACAAGGCACCGGTCTACTGGATCGGCCGCAGCAGCAACAACGTCTTCCTGTACAGGGAGTTCCGGGACGTGCCCGAGCAAGAAAACCCGGTGACACGGGCACTCCGCGCCATGATGTCTGACAAGCCCCTTGACCCTGACTTCTTCACCCCGTGGCAGAATCCCGGCAAGCTGGCCACCTCGATTTCCGGAAAGGACGTCATCACCGTCGACGTCTCCGAGGACGCCTTCAACAGCAACCTTGATGCGGACATGGCCGCCCGTGCCGTCCAGCAACTCGTCTACACGGCCACTGCTGCCGCGGCCAGTTCCGGGCTAATCGACTCCGGCCAGCAGATCCGCGTACGGATACTGGTGGACGGCCACACCGACTACATGGCTTTCGGGCAGGTCCAGCTCGGCGCCCTCATGACCCGGACGGCAGGCCTGGTGGCTCCTGTCTGGATCATCGACCCCCAGGAAGGTTCGGAGGTGGCGGACGGCAGCGTCAAGATCACCGGGCGCAGCACGTCGGCGGGCGGCAAGCTTCGCTGGCAGATCCTGCGGACCGCTGATAACGGTGCCAAAGCGCCCTTCCTCACCGGCGAAACCACTGCATCGTCGGAACAGGGGCAGGCAGGGGTGTTCACGCTGGCTTTGACCCTGCCCGCCGGTGACTACGAACTGAGGGTTGCCCAGGCCGGGTCCGACGGCGGGCCGGACCAGTTCGAAGACAACAGGTCCTTCAAAGTCAGGTAG